The stretch of DNA gggtatatcgagattgtgccgttatgccgttgaaacagaattagattgagttctgattatatccagtattgatttgagttgcatattgatattgtactcctcaataatgtCAATGTTAGATtaagtattgacagattcgaattcgagactttgacttcgtcagATTGACAAGAGAAAAGTATAAATCAATATCGAACCGGGGAGAtatgactcgagtttgatttgacttgagtttcccaaaaccacatactttattgtattgcattgatgtttgcaattcatgagattgatatgcttggtctattgatttatagtagaGCATGTATTgtgtcatgggcggatgtgcctagtcgtggacggatgtgcctagtcatgggCTGATATGCCTTGTTATTGGCTGagttgccaagtcttcggcggaaccgccaagacactagacttttggtgtatcaatgttgcgtaggagtagatcgacttctattgcggagattcgatacagaatgccaaagtctgaattagactgggatccctagattagagatgagtcgagtctgagatgatgagtcacgagtttatttacagctttatatcgattcatgtcgttaagattttgatacatgttattgatatctgtttcatgcttttatatctgtttatatgattgcatgtatatatggtttatactgggaatatatttcttactggagttatccggctgttgttgtgcttgtatgtgtgcatgacaacaggtgggataggatcagggtaaagaagaggatgagagatcaagattagcgtggagatccggacttagaagtagatttgttTAATTAcctgatatgtagtgaatgaacagtagttgattatgatttacttttatacaagacttgtactttagatctggatgttgatcttgtaaatgaaataagaattatttcatatgttgcgcactcgtgtattttaaaaaaaaatttagacccagattaattaattgatcctaatgatgattaagaagacgaattaggttcgggtccccacactggtggagcgtcagcgaGTGGTACCCAGTAGTCAGTTGGTTTTTGTCAGAGTTCCcatatatctatatattataCTTGTTTGATACATTTGCCAGGGAGATGCCCTGTGTAGCTGTAAGGTGATGTTCTTAAGttgttttggattttatttgtggtatgttgtgtctagtcctgaccagtgcggctgtaggatatttgtttggttgattgtgaacttgatgttattttcgagcatacattgttgttgttgttgttttttgaaatttttgggatgtcctacttactgggaggtcatgccgaaatttctgtaggcccaaatgaacgttttaaactcgtttttgcTGTTTACACCAATTAATCCTTGTTGTTtggtaattaaatataaactGAGAGCACGGCGCTCAcagtttggtatcagagcataacTGGGATACGCTCGAATTAGAGTCTAGGATACTCGAGTTTAgacacaaataaaatgattgtgcatgtttttgattatttgCTTTTACTTGCTTctatgttttgaattaattgaaTTAGCATGACTTGAGCGTATACTTGATTAAGTTTTGACATTTAGTTTAGAAATTGTctattattttaagtttatgctcTTATACTAAACCGATTATTTTGTTTCTGCCTGTGGATTAAATACTTGTGTCTTGTAGATGGCACCTGGACGTAAGGGCAGAAAAGGAAAGGGAGTTGTTTAGGAATTTAAAGCTCCTAATGTGAGAGGACTTAACGAGACTGAATGGGGAAGACGAGGTCGTCGTCTTCGTGGTGAAGCACGAAATGTTAACGTTGAGCATGAAGTGGATCAGTTGACTAGAGGAATGGGTGAAATGGAACTAGTGATATACCGATTTCAGAACATGCGTCCTCCTCGATTCTTTGGGAATGAAGATGGTGAGAAAGGTGTAGCATGGTTAAAAAGTATGAAGCAATTGTTTAATATGTTGGAGTACACTCCTTATTTGCAGCCTAAGTTGGTTGTTTGTCAATTAAAAGACCGAGCTCAGTTATGGTGGGAAACTACTGAGGAAGCTCTGAAAGAATCAGGTGAAAGAGTTACTTAGGATGCATTTTGCGCTCAGTTTGCTCGAGAATATTCACCGCCTTCGTATTATTCGGCCAAGAAAGCTGAATTCAATAGATTTACTCAAGGTAATATGACTGCAGTGGAGTATGCCTCTCAATTTTCAGTGCTTCTTGCCTATGTTCCTCATGTTGCTAGCAGTGATCGGAACAAGCTATCGCATTTTATGCGAGGATTGATTCGAACCATTTGTACTTTAGTAGTAGCTGAAACGCCTATTAATTATGCCGATGCTGTAGAGAAATCCAAGAATGTGGAGGCAAGTCTACTTTTGGAAGAACCACGATCAGTGCAACCATGTTTTCCTCAGAGTTTAGGGGGCAATGTGCCGATGCCAGTTGGTGCACCACTATATAGTCCTTTACTGTCGTATCAGCCTTCGCAGTCTTATCAACAACCAAAGCAGCAAAACTTTAAGGCCaaaggaaaacagttcaagaaacaGACTCGTAGTAGTTCTTCTAGTTCTGGCAGTCAGCGTGGAAGTTCAATTGGGTCACCAGGTGGAGTATTTGCTGATCGTTGTGGTGGTAAGCATTTTAGTACTCAGTGTATGGGAGTTCATGGATCTTGTAATATTTGTGGGCAAGTTGGACATTATGCTAGAGTATGCCTGAATGCAGTAAGACAGCAATTTCAGCAACCTCAGTTTGGTCAGGATTTTAGAGGACAAGCAACTAGACCTTTTGTCTCGACTCAGTCTTTTCAGCAGTCTGGCTATCCTCAGCCTTGAGGTTCTGTTCAGTAGCGTTTTCCAGGGCCACAACAGGCTCGAGTTCATGCTTTAACCCGGGATCAAGTTCAAGACACACCGGGCGGAGTTATTGCAGGTATATGCCTTATTTTTAATCATCTTGCGCGTATATTAAtagatacaggagcatctcattcatttgtatctgttgtatttattgatgagcatgagattgttACTACTCCATTGATAGGTACTGTGTCAGTCTCTACTCCTGCCGGTGTATGCTTGATGTCTCATGAGATAATTCTGAATTGTGTGATTAGATTCGatgataatattatgataactaATCTCATCAAGCTAGATATGTCTGACTTCGACTGTTTTTTGGGAATGGATACTCTGTCAATTATCGAGCTatcgttgattgtttccatggagttgtcagattcagaccgtaTTATGGTAGTAAATGGAATTTTTACGGTAGTGATTCACAATCACGTATTCCATTATTGTCAGAAATGAAAATGTTTAGAATCTTGTCAACAATAAATGAAGGATTCATGATTTATACAGTTGATGCGACACCgagaaaaatatttgaagtttcaGATATTCCTGTTGTCAAGGAATTTcctgatgtatttcccgatgaaatTTCTGGATTTCCACCCCAGAGGGAAATCGATTTTAGCATTGAGTTGGTGTCCGGAACaaatcctatttctagagcaccaTATCGTTTGGATCCAGCggaattgaaagaactcaaagagcaattACAGGACTTACTGGAAAAAGGCTATATTAGACCAAGTatgtcaccttggggagctccggtattgtttgtaaagaagaaagacggaacgatgagaatgtgcattgattacaggcagttgaacaaagctactgtgaagaataagtatcctctgctgcgtatcgatgacttgtttgatcagttgcagggtacaTCAGCTGGCTACCATCAGCTTAGAGtttgagaggaagatgttccgACGATAGCATTTCGAACacgttatgggcattatgaatttctagtTATACCTTTTGGATTGACTAATTCTCCAGCAGTTTTTATAGATTTGATGAATCGTGTTTTTCGAGAATTTATAGACAGATTCGTTATTGTCTTCATAgatgaaattttgatttattcaaaaacaAAGAAGGAGCATCGAAAACAATTAAGGTAAGTCCTCCAGACATTCAGAGCAGCGCAATTGTatgcaaaattttctaaatgtgaattctggctggacatagtagtatttctgggtcatgttatatcagctcaaggagtatcagtggattctagtaaagtggaagctgttatCAATTGGCCAACACCGACGAATATTTCCgatattcgcagtttcttgggattgaCAGGATATTATAGGcgttttattgaaagattttctaTTACAGCAAGGCCTATGACCCAATTAACGCAAAAAGATAGACGTTTTGTGTGGACTGGTGAATGTGAGTCaagttttcagattttgaaggaaaagttgACAACGGCTCCAGTGCTGGCTTTGCCATCAGGCTCAGGTGGATATGTTGTTTGTTCAGATGCATCGCTAAATGGACTTGGTTGTGTTCTAATGCAAAATGGGCGAGTGATTGCatatgattctcgtcagttgaagccaTATGAGACCTGATATCCAGTCCATGACTTAGagttggctgccattgtgtttgcattgaagttatggcgtcattatctgtacTTTGAGCAGTTTGTGATTTATTCGGATCACAAGAGTCTTAAATATCTTTTCACACAGCCTgacttgaacatgagacaatGTCAATGGATGGAGTTACTTAAAGATTTTGAATGTGAGATTTAGTATCAACCAGGTCGAATGAATCTTGTTGCAAATGCTCTCAGCAGGAAAGTTCAAAATGTTATGCTGACATCTTTGACTATCTCTAAAGTTCACGAGCACTTGGGAACTTCAGGATGGACTTACCAGATCAGTGGAGACTACTTTATAGTTTCAtctattcaagttgagccaCAGATTTTATCCAGCATCAAAGCAGCACAGAAAACCGATCCGCACATTCATAGATTAAAAGAATTGTCTCGAACAGGTCAGAAAGAAAAGTTTAGTGTTGCCTCTGATGGTAGTCTGCGCTTTTACGATAGACTTGTGGTTCCTAATTTGATAGATTTGAAAGAAGTTATACTACGGGAAGCCCATTGTAGTCGACACAGTATTCATCCAGGAATTCGAAAGATGTATCATACCTTGAGAGCTCATTATTGGTGgggaaggtatgaagaaagatatttctcaTTTTGTGGCTAAATGTTTAACGTGTCAACAAgttaaagccgagagaatgagacCTGGTGGAATGTTACATAGTCTTGAAGTGCCGCAGTAGAACTGGGAgcacattgctatggattttgtgacaaatttacctcgttctaatcgtggttgtgatgcgatttgggtgattgtcgatagattttctaaatcagctcattttattccgtatgataCTTGTACTTATATGAAAATGGCGAAACTGTACATTGATCATATAgtaagattgcatggtgtgccagtaaCCATAGTATCCGATCGTGATCCAAGGTTTGCTTCGAATTTTTGGGGAAGTTTGCAATCAGCTTTGGGTTCAAAGTTGGTTATGAGCATTGTCtatcacccacagacagatggtcagtcagaaagaacCATTCAAACTCTTGAAGATGGGTTACGGGCAGTAGTGATGGATTTCAAAGGTGGttggtaaaaatcattttctttgGTTGAATTCTCTTACAATAATAGTTTTCAGGCAACAATTggtatggcaccatttgaagctttgtatggaagaaagtgcagatcgccgatatGTTGAGAAGATGTAGGAGAAAGACAGATGTCTAAACCAGAATTTACTCAAGAAATGAAGGATAAAGTTGAATTGATCAGAAAAAAGATGAAAGCAACCCAGGATCGTCAAGCcagttatgctaataaaagATGTAGACCTTTAGAGTTCCAAGTAGGGTCTatgttttcttgaaagtatcaccATTCTGGGGTACTATGAGATTTGGACATAAAGGGAAGTTAGCTTTACGTTATATTGGTCCGTATGTgattgttgagaggattggcacaTTGGCTTATCGTTTAGACTTGCTGCCGAGTTTGTCTTTGATAcataatgtgtttcatgtatctatgttgcggaagtatgatCTAGATCTTTTTCATATCTTGAATGTCGAGGATGTGGAGTTGGATAGTTCTCTTAGCTATGTTGAACATCCAGTGCAAATTTTGGACCGCAAGGAAAAACAACTCAGGAGCAAGACAATTCCATTGGCTTTGGTACAGTGGAGTAGGCATGGAAGAGAAGAATCTATATGGGAATTAGAGGCAAAGATACGACAAGAATGGCCTCATTTGTTTGAAAATGTAATGAATAATGCGATGTATTCTGAATTTCCTATGTATTATCAGTCGTAAAGTTTTGGTTATCAGTATTGCGTATGTTagattttgaggacgaaatcttttattagTGGGGGAGAATGTGAGACCCAATAACTATAATAGGCCCAGCCCATTTTCATAATATATTAACCAACCCATTTGATAAATCAGAGATATCGAGCGGCTCAATCCAGAAAGTTTCTTCTTCCCCAGCCTTGCAACTCCTCGCGTAGCGCCGCCCTAGGTCGGAGAAGTAGCCCAGCAGCTA from Primulina tabacum isolate GXHZ01 chromosome 3, ASM2559414v2, whole genome shotgun sequence encodes:
- the LOC142538737 gene encoding uncharacterized protein LOC142538737, producing the protein MAKLYIDHIVRLHGVPVTIVSDRDPRFASNFWGSLQSALGSKLVMSIVYHPQTDGQSERTIQTLEDGLRAVVMDFKGKLALRYIGPYVIVERIGTLAYRLDLLPSLSLIHNVFHVSMLRKYDLDLFHILNVEDVELDSSLSYVEHPVQILDRKEKQLRSKTIPLALVQWSRHGREESIWELEAKIRQEWPHLFENVMNNAMYSEFPMYYQS